The following DNA comes from Synechococcus sp. CC9616.
GAACAAGGCCACCACTGTTCAGGATCGAATCGCTGTTGGTTGGCGCGACCAGCGTCAGGTTGTCGCCGCGGTTGGAGTAGCTGGCCAGTTCGGTGTCTGTGGCATTGCGATGCCCGCTTTCAAATTCAAAGCCCGTGGCGCGCAGGGCGCCGACGCTGGCGATGTGGTCATAGCTGGTGCTCGCTTTGGCAATTCCGGAAACGCTGGTGAGGTAGTTCGGATCCTGGAACGTCGTTCCGCCACCGTTTCCAGCAGCAATGGAGAAGAAGCTGAAGTCGCCGCTGCTGTTGAACAAGCCGTTCATCTCGTTTTCCGTGCCGCCGTTGGTCCACCAGGACTCCCCTTGTACGCCTCCCTGGAAGACCAGCTTTTGGTCGGGGTTGCGGTTCGCGATCGCATCGGAGATGGCGTCTTGCAGCTCGACCCCACCGGCATAAACGTTGTATCCCCATAGCCCGGCATCGGGAGCAACACCGGCCACTTCGCTGTCGTCATGGGTGGCAGCCATTACGCTCATCGCTTGATGGCCGTGATCGGACTGCGAATTCATGGTGTTGACAGCGGTTTGATAGGTCACATGACCGAGATCTCCGTGGACATCTGGGTTGCCGGTGCCGTTCGCATCGAATCCGGCGTCCAGGGACACCAGAACCACGTCTTCGGAGCCTGTGTTGAAGCGCCAAGCGCCATTGACATCCATCACCTGCGTGTTCCATTGGTCGTCGCTGCGGGCGTCCTGATCGGGTGTGAGATCGATGGCGATGTCATCGAACTGCAACCGTTCCACCCCCTGCAGATACAGCTCGTCGCCATTGCTTAAACCAAGCGAATCGAACACGGTGCCGCCGTAAAAGCTCTGATTGCCAAGCTCAGATGCCGACTGAGCATCGATGCTGTGGCTTCCATTGAAGAAGGACACATCGCTGCTATCGACACCATCGAGATGAAGCGTGTCTGTGCCACCGCGGCCCTGGAAGATGCGTGCCGATCCAAATGCAGATCCAAGATCCCGATAGGTGAAATCGTTGCTTGTTTCATCGCCCAGATGATTGCTGCCGAACTGCATTGGCTTGATCATCGTGATGGTTTCTTGGAATGATTCGATCACGTTGCGTTGTTGTCCGCTGCCGGTGAATTTGGTGACAGAAACGGAGTATCGATCTCGCAGGCTGCCACCGGAGACGGCATTGATCTTGTCCTTGAGATCAACCAGAAGGGACGATTGGCCCCGATTGATTGATTGCGTGCCCAGATCGATGACGTCGCCGGTTTCGAGGTCCTTTGCTGTGATGCTCACTTGCACAGGGGCGCCCTGGATGTTGATCTCGTCATGACGGCCAACCTGGATCGTCCGAAAGGGATTGCGCCTTGATGCGTCAAGATTAATTTTGAGTGCGCCGTTTTCAAATACTTCAGCGAGGCTGCCATCACTGGAAGCATCGATGATTCTGCGTGTCTTGAGTGGTTTGAATTCTGTGAGTGGGCTGTCTTTGCCCAGGTCAAACCAATCCGGTTTGACCTTCTGGATTTCGAAATCAGTGGTCTGCTGAAGGATTGCTACAGGGGACTGATCAAAGTTAAAACGTTCGCCGATATTTTTGCTGACAACATCGATTTTTTGATCGGTTCCGATGTTGCCATTAAGCATCAGCATTGATGATTCTTCGTCGCTGCTGTTTGAGACAATTGTGTCCTGTTTCGCGCTGATTCTGTTTGATTTGCGGAGCTTCTTTGAGAGTTGGAAGGCCATGATTTTGAGTGGAGGTTGTGACCTCTTGGGTCGTGAATCAACCCTCCACGTTTTCGATCATCTGTTCAGTGATCTCGTCTGGCTGGGGCGGTGATGTTGCGCTCGATTGCCTGTGATCGCGCTCACATCGTTGATGATGTCAGTCATGGCGACGGATCATCCAATCTTCACGGAAAGCATCCGTCGGATTCGGGCATTGCTGGGAGAGACCGGCCTGGATCCGCTTCAGCAACAGGTGCTGGAACGGATCGTGCACAGCAGTGGCGATCCCTCACTGGCCTCATTGCTGCAGTTCAGTGATCGGGCTTGTGACCGTGGCGTCACAGCGCTTCAGCAAGGTGCCGCGATCGTCACCGATACGGCGATGGCCGCAGCAGCAGTTGCGCCCATGGCCTCCCGCACCCTTGGAACGGATGTCCATTGCCTGTTGGACTGGGCTCCGACCCAGGCTCCGCCAGGGACCACCCGTTCTGCTCTGGGGATGTCCCGTGCCTGGGCAGAACTGGCCACCACGGTGCCCACGCCACTGGTGTTGATCGGTAGTGCTCCCACTGCGCTTGAGGTGCTGCTGGATCAGGTGGCGCTTGGTGGATCGGTTCCAAGCTTGGTGATCGGCATGCCGGTGGGTTTTGTTGGTGTTGCTGAAAGCAAGCGGCGATTGGCGGCCAGCGCGCTGAATCAGATCCGGCTTGAGGGCAGCCGTGGTGGTGCTGGTTTGGTGGCCGCGACGGTCAATGCTCTTCTGCGGGTGGCTGCAGCGTCAGGGCATCGCCCTGCCAGCTAAGTCGCCAGCCGCCAGGGAGGTCGCTCTGTCCCCCTGGCTCTCCAAGTTCCAGTCGACCGCTGAGTTGCTCCAACTGCATGGCATCGAGTGGAGGCACTCCTTGCTGCTCCAGCCAGAGAGCCAGCAGCACTCGGCGTGTCTTACTGCTTAAGGCGCCGATCTGGCGGCGTTGGAGCACTCCGTCGCACTCGAGTTGTTGGAGCACCAGTTCGGCGAGCTCTGCCTGTATGTCCCGCACATGGGACAGTCGCTCTGCCAGTCCAGCCATGCGCAGACTGCTACCTGGATGGAGCTTTTCCAGCACGGGCACCACGTCATGGCGGATGCAATTGCGAGCCAGGCTTCGATCGTCGTTACTGGGATCCAGCCAGATCGGCACGTTCAGCTCTGTGCAGATGCTCAGGGTTTCGGCGCGGCTGAAACTCAGCAGTGGCCGGCGCAGCCATGGGCCCTCAGGGACGTTCTGCCGTAGGGGCCGGGCTGGCCTCAGGCTGCTGAGTCCTTTGAGATCAGTACCGCGCGCCAGATGCAGCAATAGGGTTTCTGCCCGATCGCTGGCGGTGTGGCCGCTCACCACATCTCGCTGCTCCTGATGAGCTAACCGTTCCAAAGCGTCGTAACGCCAGTTTCGGGCGCTTGCCTCGCAGCTCACGGCTTCAGGATCTGCCCGTTCCACGTGCATCCGGATGGAGTTGGCCTCACACCATCTCCCCAGCTCAGAGGCGATGGCAGCGGAGCGGGCATGCCAGCCGTGATCGCCATGCCACACCATCACATTCCAATGGTGCAGACGCGATAAATCAATCAACAGCGCGAGAAGCGCCGTGGAGTCCTGCCCGCCGGAGACAGCCAGCAACAGCGGCGCTCCATCCGGCAGCAACTCAGGCGATCTGAGCAGGGTCCGATGCAATCGATCGTGCCATTGGGTCCAGGGGTGTTCCGCCGGCACGGAGATTCTGGAAATTGTTTTGATTCTCTCTTGGGGTGCGCGTTGCCCGGTGTGAGAATCAAGTCATCTGAACGCGCTTCGATGACCCGTCTTCAGCAGCTGCCCGTCGCTTTATGCCGCAGCTTGGAACAGCGCAGCACCCTGAAGGTGATTGCTGGTCTGATGAATTTTGATGCCGCCAGCGTGGCTCGGGTGGCTCGGGCTGCAGGCCATGGCGGTGCTGATCTGATTGATGTGGCCTGTGATCCTGAGCTGGTGGCCTTGGCCATCAACGAATCCGGCGGCGTGCCGGTGTGTGTGTCGTCGGTGGAGCCTGAGCTCTTCCCAGCAGCAATTGCTGCTGGCGCGGTGATGGTGGAAATTGGCAATTACGACGCCTTTTATCCCCAGGGTCGAGTCTTCGGCGCCGAGGAAGTGCTTGCGCTTACCCGCCAGACCCGTGCGTTGCTGCCCGAGATCGTGCTGAGCGTCACTGTTCCCCATGTGCTGCGGATGGATCAGCAGGAGCAGCTGGCGATCGATCTGGTGGCCGCTGGTGCCGATCTGATCCAGACAGAGGGCGGTACGAGCGCCAAGCCGTTCAGCGCCGGCAGCCTTGGCCTGATTGAGAAAGCCGCTCCCACCCTGGCTGCAGCCCACAGCATCAGTCGCGTCGTGGATGTCCCGGTGCTGTGCGCCTCAGGTCTGTCTGCAGTCACCTTGCCGATGGCGATTGCCGCAGGGGCCTCCGGTGTGGGTGTGGGTTCTGCTGTAAACCGTCTCAACGACGAGCTGGCGATGGTGGCTGTTGTGCGTGGCCTTCGGGATGCCCTTGCCAGATCTGTTGTTACTCGCGTCTAAGGCCTAGCCTTAGATCCAGTGCCAGGTGATGCCATAACTGCTCTGCACGCTGGCAAAGGTATGCCAGTTGCTTGTCTAGATTGCCGTCTCGGGCGCCGAACAGATTGGCCTGTTGCGCCGTTAGGGGACTGA
Coding sequences within:
- a CDS encoding DUF561 domain-containing protein; translation: MTRLQQLPVALCRSLEQRSTLKVIAGLMNFDAASVARVARAAGHGGADLIDVACDPELVALAINESGGVPVCVSSVEPELFPAAIAAGAVMVEIGNYDAFYPQGRVFGAEEVLALTRQTRALLPEIVLSVTVPHVLRMDQQEQLAIDLVAAGADLIQTEGGTSAKPFSAGSLGLIEKAAPTLAAAHSISRVVDVPVLCASGLSAVTLPMAIAAGASGVGVGSAVNRLNDELAMVAVVRGLRDALARSVVTRV
- a CDS encoding S8 family serine peptidase; the protein is MLMLNGNIGTDQKIDVVSKNIGERFNFDQSPVAILQQTTDFEIQKVKPDWFDLGKDSPLTEFKPLKTRRIIDASSDGSLAEVFENGALKINLDASRRNPFRTIQVGRHDEINIQGAPVQVSITAKDLETGDVIDLGTQSINRGQSSLLVDLKDKINAVSGGSLRDRYSVSVTKFTGSGQQRNVIESFQETITMIKPMQFGSNHLGDETSNDFTYRDLGSAFGSARIFQGRGGTDTLHLDGVDSSDVSFFNGSHSIDAQSASELGNQSFYGGTVFDSLGLSNGDELYLQGVERLQFDDIAIDLTPDQDARSDDQWNTQVMDVNGAWRFNTGSEDVVLVSLDAGFDANGTGNPDVHGDLGHVTYQTAVNTMNSQSDHGHQAMSVMAATHDDSEVAGVAPDAGLWGYNVYAGGVELQDAISDAIANRNPDQKLVFQGGVQGESWWTNGGTENEMNGLFNSSGDFSFFSIAAGNGGGTTFQDPNYLTSVSGIAKASTSYDHIASVGALRATGFEFESGHRNATDTELASYSNRGDNLTLVAPTNSDSILNSGGLVRSFGGTSCANPNLAGVAALVWSENGALDGGELREIMIGSAMDLGQSGFDTTHGFGLVNAEGAIRRAHALDQNQELASFWTNQDFLA
- a CDS encoding precorrin-8X methylmutase is translated as MSVMATDHPIFTESIRRIRALLGETGLDPLQQQVLERIVHSSGDPSLASLLQFSDRACDRGVTALQQGAAIVTDTAMAAAAVAPMASRTLGTDVHCLLDWAPTQAPPGTTRSALGMSRAWAELATTVPTPLVLIGSAPTALEVLLDQVALGGSVPSLVIGMPVGFVGVAESKRRLAASALNQIRLEGSRGGAGLVAATVNALLRVAAASGHRPAS
- the tilS gene encoding tRNA lysidine(34) synthetase TilS, whose translation is MPAEHPWTQWHDRLHRTLLRSPELLPDGAPLLLAVSGGQDSTALLALLIDLSRLHHWNVMVWHGDHGWHARSAAIASELGRWCEANSIRMHVERADPEAVSCEASARNWRYDALERLAHQEQRDVVSGHTASDRAETLLLHLARGTDLKGLSSLRPARPLRQNVPEGPWLRRPLLSFSRAETLSICTELNVPIWLDPSNDDRSLARNCIRHDVVPVLEKLHPGSSLRMAGLAERLSHVRDIQAELAELVLQQLECDGVLQRRQIGALSSKTRRVLLALWLEQQGVPPLDAMQLEQLSGRLELGEPGGQSDLPGGWRLSWQGDALTLQPPAEEH